A genomic stretch from Amycolatopsis sp. 195334CR includes:
- a CDS encoding ubiquitin-like protein Pup, which translates to MAQEKIERHGGGDSDEEVEGGAPAGQERREKLGEDVDTILDEIDDVLEENAEDFVRAYVQKGGE; encoded by the coding sequence ATGGCTCAGGAAAAGATCGAGCGGCACGGCGGCGGTGACTCCGACGAAGAGGTCGAGGGCGGTGCCCCGGCCGGTCAGGAACGCCGCGAAAAGCTCGGCGAGGACGTGGACACCATCCTCGACGAGATCGACGACGTGCTGGAGGAGAACGCCGAGGACTTCGTCCGCGCCTATGTGCAGAAGGGCGGGGAGTAG
- the prcB gene encoding proteasome subunit beta — translation MDNTSNHSGFALPASYLTTTTSSFTDFLRAEAPDLLPGRRGAGAQPGGLDVPHGTTIVAVTFAGGVLIAGDRRATTGNLIATRDMDKVYVTDEYSAVGIAGTAGLALEMVRLYAVELAHYEKLEGVSLSLDGKTNKLSMMVKANLDVAMAGLAVLPLFVGYDTEAADPKRGGRIVSYDVTGGRYEEHGGYHAIGSGSLFAKSSLKKLHDPDADLEGAVRVAVEALYDAADDDTATGGPDLVRRIFPTAVTITAEHGAVRLPAEQAEAVAEAVVNDRAQRPGRQG, via the coding sequence ATGGACAACACCTCGAACCACTCGGGCTTCGCGCTGCCCGCGTCGTACCTGACGACGACCACCTCGTCGTTCACCGACTTCCTGCGCGCGGAGGCCCCGGACCTGCTCCCCGGCCGCCGGGGAGCCGGTGCCCAGCCGGGCGGGCTGGACGTGCCGCACGGCACCACGATCGTCGCGGTGACCTTCGCCGGCGGCGTGCTGATCGCCGGTGACCGGCGGGCGACCACCGGCAACCTGATCGCCACGCGGGACATGGACAAGGTCTACGTCACCGACGAGTACTCCGCGGTCGGCATCGCCGGTACCGCGGGCCTGGCGCTGGAGATGGTCCGGCTGTACGCGGTGGAGCTGGCCCACTACGAGAAGCTCGAGGGCGTCTCGCTGTCGCTGGACGGCAAGACGAACAAGCTGTCGATGATGGTGAAGGCCAACCTGGACGTGGCCATGGCCGGGCTCGCGGTGCTGCCGCTGTTCGTCGGCTACGACACCGAGGCCGCCGACCCCAAGCGCGGCGGGCGCATCGTGTCCTACGACGTCACCGGCGGGCGGTACGAGGAGCACGGCGGGTACCACGCCATCGGCTCCGGGTCGCTGTTCGCCAAGTCGTCGCTGAAGAAGCTGCACGACCCGGACGCGGACCTGGAAGGGGCCGTGCGGGTGGCGGTGGAGGCGCTCTACGACGCCGCCGACGACGACACCGCGACCGGCGGGCCCGACCTGGTGCGCCGGATCTTCCCGACCGCGGTGACCATCACCGCCGAGCACGGCGCGGTGCGGTTGCCCGCCGAGCAGGCCGAGGCCGTGGCCGAAGCGGTGGTCAACGACCGCGCGCAGCGCCCAGGGCGCCAGGGCTGA
- the prcA gene encoding proteasome subunit alpha codes for MTMPLYASPEQLMRERSELARKGIARGRSVVVLKYAGGVLFVAENPSTTLHKVSEIYDRIGFAAVGRYSEFESLRRGGIKYVDLQGYQYDRRDVNSRALANVYAQTLGAIFTDQLKPYEVEICVAEVGASPTEDQLYRLTYDGSIGDEPRFVAMGGQTDPITSKLKDTYEEGLELSAAVAVAVAALQASAPNASSSSSATNGGGGEVGKLEVAVLERERPGRAFRRITGAALEALLPKPELAEESESDQAGKSDEDGKPDEPGDAPKK; via the coding sequence GTGACGATGCCGCTGTACGCGTCGCCCGAGCAGCTGATGCGCGAGCGTTCCGAGCTCGCGCGCAAGGGCATTGCCAGGGGACGCAGTGTCGTGGTGCTGAAGTACGCCGGTGGCGTGCTGTTCGTGGCCGAGAACCCGTCGACGACGCTGCACAAGGTGTCCGAGATCTACGACCGCATCGGCTTCGCCGCGGTCGGCCGGTACAGCGAGTTCGAGAGCCTGCGCCGGGGCGGGATCAAGTACGTGGACCTGCAGGGGTACCAGTACGACCGGCGTGACGTGAACTCGCGGGCGCTGGCGAACGTCTACGCCCAGACCCTCGGCGCGATCTTCACCGACCAGCTCAAGCCGTACGAGGTGGAGATCTGCGTGGCCGAGGTGGGCGCGAGCCCGACCGAGGACCAGCTCTACCGGCTGACCTACGACGGGTCCATCGGCGACGAGCCGCGCTTCGTGGCGATGGGCGGCCAGACCGACCCGATCACCTCGAAGCTGAAGGACACCTACGAGGAGGGCCTCGAGCTGTCCGCCGCGGTGGCGGTGGCGGTGGCGGCCCTGCAGGCGAGCGCGCCGAACGCCTCGTCCTCGTCCTCGGCCACCAACGGTGGCGGCGGTGAGGTCGGCAAGCTGGAGGTCGCGGTGCTCGAGCGCGAGCGGCCGGGCCGGGCGTTCCGCCGGATCACCGGGGCCGCGCTGGAAGCACTGCTGCCCAAGCCGGAGCTGGCCGAGGAGTCCGAATCGGACCAGGCCGGGAAGTCCGATGAGGACGGCAAGCCGGACGAGCCAGGCGACGCCCCCAAGAAGTAG
- a CDS encoding bifunctional phosphatase PAP2/diacylglycerol kinase family protein encodes MALTRSANKGRLWWVVAAVLASRKGTGRRAAMRGVVAIGGASLTANLIGKPLFPRRRPAAEEVPEHRRLVKRPTSSSFPSGHSASAAAFTAAVAMESPVLGLAIAPVAAAVAYSRVHTGVHWPSDVGAGALIGVGAAFATRHWWPVHPTVPGDTAHPAEAPVMVDGEDMLALVNPRSGIDGQDPTEDVRYAWPKATIIYPDADRDIREQLATEIERRGTVRALGVAGGDGTVAAVASVAAEHKLPLALIPAGTLNHFARDVGVRSMPDADAATEAGAAVGMDLGEVTVDGVTGSDRRWFVNTASIGGYPEMVRMREKLQDKLPKWPAAAIAMARSLRKARPLEVELNGQRTSVWLIFVGNGPYIPKGFAPAHRPALDTGLLDVRYLRADVPYSRARFLAAALTNTLGTSHVYREFDVPELEVKLLNGNRRVATDGEVGPLGSHFVFKSQPSALALYRL; translated from the coding sequence ATGGCGCTGACCCGGTCCGCCAACAAGGGCAGGTTGTGGTGGGTGGTCGCGGCCGTCCTCGCCTCCCGCAAGGGCACCGGCAGGCGCGCGGCGATGCGCGGCGTGGTCGCCATCGGCGGCGCCAGCCTCACCGCCAACCTGATCGGCAAGCCGCTGTTCCCGCGCCGCCGCCCGGCCGCCGAGGAGGTGCCCGAGCACCGGCGGCTGGTCAAGCGGCCCACGTCGTCCTCGTTCCCGTCCGGGCATTCCGCCTCGGCCGCCGCGTTCACCGCCGCCGTGGCGATGGAGTCCCCCGTGCTCGGCCTGGCCATCGCGCCGGTGGCGGCGGCGGTGGCCTACTCACGCGTGCACACCGGCGTGCACTGGCCAAGCGACGTCGGCGCGGGCGCGCTGATCGGCGTCGGCGCGGCCTTCGCCACCCGGCACTGGTGGCCGGTGCACCCGACCGTGCCCGGCGACACCGCGCACCCCGCCGAAGCCCCGGTGATGGTGGACGGCGAGGACATGCTCGCACTGGTCAACCCCCGGTCCGGGATCGACGGGCAGGACCCCACCGAGGACGTCCGGTACGCCTGGCCCAAGGCGACCATCATCTACCCGGACGCCGACCGCGACATCCGCGAGCAGCTCGCCACCGAGATCGAGCGCCGCGGCACCGTGCGCGCGCTCGGCGTGGCCGGTGGTGACGGCACGGTGGCCGCGGTCGCCTCGGTGGCCGCCGAGCACAAGCTGCCGCTGGCGCTCATCCCGGCGGGCACGCTCAACCACTTCGCCCGCGACGTCGGGGTGCGGTCCATGCCGGACGCCGACGCGGCCACCGAGGCGGGTGCCGCGGTCGGCATGGACCTCGGCGAGGTCACCGTGGACGGGGTGACCGGCAGCGACCGCCGCTGGTTCGTCAACACGGCCAGCATCGGCGGGTACCCCGAGATGGTCCGGATGCGCGAGAAGCTGCAGGACAAGCTGCCGAAGTGGCCCGCCGCGGCCATCGCCATGGCCCGCAGCCTGCGCAAGGCCAGGCCGCTGGAGGTGGAGCTGAACGGGCAGCGGACCTCGGTCTGGCTGATCTTCGTCGGCAACGGCCCGTACATCCCCAAGGGCTTCGCCCCGGCCCACCGGCCCGCGCTGGACACCGGCCTGCTCGACGTGCGGTACCTGCGCGCCGACGTGCCGTACTCGCGCGCCCGGTTCCTCGCCGCCGCGCTGACCAACACGCTCGGCACCAGCCACGTCTACCGCGAGTTCGACGTGCCGGAGCTGGAGGTCAAGCTGCTCAACGGCAACCGCCGCGTGGCCACCGACGGCGAGGTCGGCCCGCTCGGCTCGCACTTCGTCTTCAAGTCGCAGCCGAGCGCGCTGGCGTTGTACCGCCTCTAG
- the pafA gene encoding Pup--protein ligase — protein sequence MQRRIFGIETEFGVTCTFHGQRRLSPDEVARYLFRRVVSWGRSSNVFLSNGSRLYLDVGSHPEYATAECDDLTQLVTHDKAGERILEDLLVDAERRLGDEGIGGDIFLFKNNTDSAGNSYGCHENYLVTRAGEFSRIADVLLPFLVTRQLICGAGKVLQTPRGAVYCLSQRAEHIWEGVSSATTRSRPIINTRDEPHADAERYRRLHVIVGDSNMAEPTTLLKVGAANLVLEMIEQGVQFRDFTLDNPIRAIREISHDLTGRRQVRLAGGREASALEIQREYYARAAQHVKTNGSGATAERVVELWGRALDAVETQDFSKIDTEIDWAIKHRLVERYRAKHDLDLSSPRIAQLDLAYHDIRRGRGIFDLLQRKGLVRRVTDDGEIELAKDTPPQTTRAKLRGDFIAAAQAAQRDFTVDWVHLKLNDQAQRTVLCKDPFRAVDERVERLISSL from the coding sequence ATGCAGCGGCGGATCTTTGGGATCGAGACAGAGTTCGGGGTGACCTGCACCTTCCACGGACAGCGCAGGTTGTCGCCGGACGAAGTGGCCAGGTACCTGTTCCGGCGGGTGGTTTCGTGGGGGCGTTCGTCCAACGTGTTCCTGTCGAACGGCTCGCGGCTCTACCTGGACGTCGGGTCCCACCCGGAGTACGCGACGGCCGAGTGCGACGACCTCACGCAGCTGGTCACGCACGACAAGGCGGGCGAGCGCATCCTCGAGGACCTGCTGGTCGACGCCGAGCGCAGGCTGGGTGACGAGGGCATCGGCGGCGACATCTTCCTGTTCAAGAACAACACCGACTCGGCGGGCAACTCCTACGGCTGCCACGAGAACTACCTGGTCACCCGGGCCGGGGAGTTCTCCAGGATCGCCGACGTGCTGCTGCCGTTCCTGGTCACCCGGCAGCTGATCTGCGGGGCGGGCAAGGTGCTGCAGACCCCGCGGGGCGCGGTGTACTGCCTGTCCCAGCGCGCCGAGCACATCTGGGAGGGTGTGTCGAGCGCCACAACGCGGTCGCGGCCGATCATCAACACCCGCGACGAGCCGCACGCCGACGCCGAGCGCTACCGCAGGCTGCACGTCATCGTCGGCGACTCCAACATGGCCGAGCCGACCACCCTGCTCAAGGTGGGCGCGGCGAACCTGGTGCTGGAGATGATCGAGCAGGGGGTGCAGTTCCGCGACTTCACCCTGGACAACCCGATCCGGGCGATCCGCGAGATCAGCCACGACCTGACCGGGCGGCGCCAGGTGCGCCTGGCCGGCGGGCGCGAGGCCTCGGCGCTGGAGATCCAGCGCGAGTACTACGCGCGGGCGGCCCAGCACGTGAAGACCAACGGCTCGGGCGCCACCGCCGAGCGCGTGGTGGAGCTGTGGGGCCGCGCGCTGGACGCGGTCGAGACGCAGGACTTCTCGAAGATCGACACCGAGATCGACTGGGCGATCAAGCACCGGCTGGTGGAGCGGTACCGGGCCAAGCACGACCTGGACCTGTCCAGCCCGCGGATCGCCCAGCTCGACCTGGCCTACCACGACATCCGGCGCGGTCGCGGCATCTTCGACCTGCTGCAGCGCAAGGGCCTGGTCCGCCGGGTGACCGACGACGGCGAGATCGAGCTGGCCAAGGACACCCCGCCGCAGACCACCCGGGCCAAGCTGCGCGGGGACTTCATCGCCGCCGCGCAGGCCGCCCAGCGCGACTTCACCGTGGACTGGGTGCACCTGAAGCTGAACGACCAGGCGCAGCGGACCGTGCTGTGCAAGGACCCGTTCCGCGCGGTGGACGAGCGGGTGGAACGGCTCATTAGTTCGCTGTGA
- a CDS encoding DUF6069 family protein, which translates to MTTSAAQPTRSGSKALTRAGGIAAAAIAVSLVWTLAVPVLGVDLTVTSIGGTAPQTVDLVAILIATVAVSLVGWGLLALLERRGKGRVWTFVAAAVMVLSLASPLLASGPVDARVTLALLHIVVGAVVIPAFRRGA; encoded by the coding sequence ATGACCACTTCCGCCGCGCAGCCGACCCGGAGCGGGTCCAAGGCGCTCACCCGGGCCGGCGGGATCGCCGCCGCCGCCATCGCCGTGTCGCTGGTCTGGACGCTCGCCGTCCCGGTGCTCGGCGTGGACCTGACCGTGACCAGCATCGGCGGCACCGCGCCGCAGACCGTGGACCTGGTGGCCATCCTGATCGCCACGGTGGCGGTATCCCTGGTCGGCTGGGGCCTGCTGGCCCTGCTCGAACGCCGCGGCAAGGGCCGGGTGTGGACGTTCGTCGCGGCCGCGGTGATGGTGCTTTCGCTGGCCAGCCCGCTGCTCGCGAGCGGACCGGTGGACGCGCGCGTCACGCTCGCCCTGCTGCACATCGTGGTCGGCGCCGTGGTCATCCCCGCGTTCCGCCGCGGCGCCTGA
- a CDS encoding oxidoreductase, translated as MRKSRLAVLAALVLTVSGAPAAVADGPPAWRLTPTGVTAQLRGLDAVSAKVAWASGSKGTVLRTTDGGGSWQQVAPPGTATLDFRDIEAFDERRAVVMSAGTGPAAKIYRTDDGGASWRLSFDNPDERAFYDCVSFFDHRRGLAMSDPVDGRFRILSTEDGGRSWAEVPPEGLPPALPAEAGFAASGQCLTTEGPKDAWFGTGGDAAARVFHSRDGGRTWSVSETPLLSSPSAGVFALGFRDRLRGVAIGGDYAKPGDPVPALALTGDGGRSWERPVAPPVGYRSGVAWRHHTLLAVGPTGSDYSTDGGRHWTSFDSGSFDTVDCTPRGACWASGAGGRAAKLG; from the coding sequence ATGCGCAAGTCCCGCCTGGCCGTTCTCGCCGCTCTCGTCTTGACCGTCTCGGGGGCGCCCGCCGCCGTCGCCGACGGGCCGCCGGCCTGGCGGCTGACCCCAACGGGCGTGACCGCCCAGCTGCGCGGCCTCGACGCGGTCAGCGCGAAGGTGGCCTGGGCCAGCGGCAGCAAGGGCACCGTGCTGCGCACCACCGACGGTGGCGGTTCGTGGCAGCAGGTCGCGCCCCCGGGCACGGCGACGCTGGACTTCCGCGACATCGAGGCCTTCGACGAGCGGCGCGCGGTGGTGATGTCGGCGGGCACCGGCCCGGCGGCGAAGATCTACCGCACCGACGACGGGGGCGCGAGCTGGCGGTTGTCCTTCGACAACCCCGACGAGCGCGCCTTCTACGACTGCGTCTCGTTCTTCGACCACCGGCGCGGGCTGGCGATGAGCGATCCGGTGGACGGGCGCTTCCGCATCCTGTCCACTGAGGACGGTGGACGGAGCTGGGCCGAGGTGCCGCCGGAAGGCCTGCCGCCCGCGTTGCCCGCCGAGGCCGGGTTCGCCGCGAGCGGCCAGTGCCTGACCACCGAGGGACCGAAGGACGCCTGGTTCGGCACCGGCGGGGACGCCGCGGCGCGGGTGTTCCACTCGCGCGACGGCGGCCGGACGTGGTCGGTCAGCGAGACGCCGTTGCTGAGCAGCCCGTCGGCCGGGGTGTTCGCGCTCGGCTTCCGTGACCGGCTGCGCGGCGTCGCGATCGGCGGCGACTACGCCAAGCCGGGCGATCCGGTGCCCGCGCTGGCGCTGACCGGGGACGGCGGGCGCAGCTGGGAGCGGCCGGTCGCGCCGCCGGTGGGGTACCGCTCGGGCGTGGCGTGGCGGCACCACACGCTGCTGGCCGTCGGCCCAACGGGCAGCGACTACAGCACCGACGGCGGCAGGCACTGGACTTCGTTCGACAGCGGCAGCTTCGACACCGTCGACTGCACGCCGCGCGGAGCCTGCTGGGCCTCGGGCGCCGGCGGCCGCGCCGCCAAACTCGGCTGA
- a CDS encoding YafY family protein, with protein sequence MSTARAERLVNLVLALLATRQYLTAERIRGIVPGYADAATEDAFFRMFERDKTELRELGIPLETGRNSGFDPVEGYRIARRDYELGEIDLAPDEAAAVALAVRLWDSPELTGQAQAALVKLRAAGVEVDQQAQPVVEPRVRTEPAFSPLLAAVQAGRPVKFEYRRSDSPERLLRTVEPWGVISWKARWYVVGFDRDRRATRCFRLSRISGEVRAFGKAGEVRRPENVNLLEYVAGSAGPEPSPTTPALLWVADQRAAGVRRRAKPVDRMTVDGIDGDVMEIELYYPESAADWIAGHAPDVLVLEPDVLAKAVRGRLEAIAHGIGAGR encoded by the coding sequence GTGTCCACCGCCCGCGCCGAGCGCCTGGTGAATCTGGTGCTCGCCCTGCTCGCCACCCGGCAGTACCTGACCGCCGAGCGGATTCGCGGCATCGTGCCCGGTTACGCCGATGCCGCGACCGAAGACGCCTTCTTCCGGATGTTCGAGCGGGACAAGACCGAACTGCGCGAGCTGGGCATCCCGCTGGAGACCGGGCGCAACTCCGGGTTCGACCCGGTCGAGGGCTACCGGATCGCCCGCCGCGACTACGAGCTCGGCGAGATCGACCTCGCCCCGGACGAGGCCGCCGCGGTGGCGCTCGCGGTGCGCCTGTGGGACTCCCCGGAGCTGACCGGCCAGGCGCAGGCCGCGCTGGTGAAGCTGCGGGCCGCCGGGGTCGAGGTGGACCAGCAGGCGCAGCCGGTGGTCGAGCCGCGCGTGCGCACCGAGCCCGCGTTCTCCCCGCTGCTGGCCGCGGTGCAGGCCGGGCGGCCGGTGAAGTTCGAGTACCGCCGCAGCGACTCCCCGGAACGCCTGCTGCGCACCGTCGAACCGTGGGGCGTGATCTCCTGGAAGGCGCGCTGGTACGTGGTCGGGTTCGACCGCGACCGCCGCGCCACCCGCTGCTTCCGGCTGTCCAGGATCAGCGGTGAGGTGCGGGCCTTCGGCAAGGCGGGCGAGGTCCGCCGCCCGGAGAACGTGAACCTGCTGGAGTACGTGGCCGGTTCGGCCGGTCCGGAGCCGAGCCCGACCACCCCGGCGCTGCTGTGGGTGGCCGACCAGCGCGCCGCCGGGGTGCGGCGGCGGGCGAAGCCGGTGGACCGGATGACCGTGGACGGCATCGACGGCGACGTGATGGAGATCGAGCTGTACTACCCGGAAAGCGCCGCCGACTGGATCGCCGGGCACGCGCCCGACGTGCTGGTGCTCGAACCGGACGTGCTGGCCAAGGCGGTCCGGGGCAGGCTGGAGGCGATCGCGCACGGGATCGGGGCGGGCCGGTGA
- a CDS encoding YafY family protein, which produces MPRLLALVPYLLARPGIEIAEAARDFGVSPRQLRKDLELLWMCGLPGYGPGDLIDLSFAGETVTVTFDAGMRRPLRLTGSEATSMLVALRALAETPGVVDSDAVNRAIAKIEAAAGEARPSGVVVGTGVREAENTARARRTVSEALKARKALRLRYYTASKDQITERTVDPMRVLIVQTFGYLEAWCRRAEGVRLFRLDRIDGAEVLDEPAAPPPEARPTDLSHGVFAERPGQGEADLVLDRDLRWVAEYYPCEELAELDGGRLRVRMRYGDESWMVRLVLGLGGGARVERPEELASAVRRRAAEGLARARHLPAT; this is translated from the coding sequence ATGCCGCGGCTGCTGGCGCTGGTCCCGTACCTGCTGGCCCGGCCGGGCATCGAGATCGCCGAGGCCGCGCGCGACTTCGGGGTCAGCCCCCGCCAGCTGCGCAAGGACCTCGAACTGCTGTGGATGTGCGGGCTGCCCGGCTACGGCCCCGGCGACCTGATCGACCTGTCCTTCGCCGGCGAGACGGTCACCGTCACCTTCGACGCGGGCATGCGCCGCCCGCTGCGGCTGACCGGGTCCGAGGCCACCTCGATGCTGGTCGCCCTGCGTGCGCTGGCGGAAACCCCCGGGGTGGTCGATAGCGACGCGGTCAACCGCGCCATCGCCAAGATCGAGGCGGCGGCGGGGGAGGCCCGGCCGTCCGGCGTGGTGGTCGGCACCGGGGTGCGCGAGGCGGAGAACACCGCCCGCGCCCGCCGCACGGTCAGCGAGGCGCTCAAGGCGCGCAAGGCGCTGCGGCTGCGCTACTACACCGCGTCGAAGGACCAGATCACCGAGCGCACGGTCGACCCGATGCGCGTGCTGATCGTGCAGACCTTCGGCTACCTGGAGGCCTGGTGCCGCCGCGCCGAGGGCGTGCGGTTGTTCCGGCTGGACCGCATCGACGGCGCCGAGGTGCTCGACGAGCCGGCGGCGCCGCCGCCGGAGGCCCGGCCCACCGACCTCTCGCACGGCGTGTTCGCCGAACGGCCCGGCCAGGGCGAGGCCGATCTGGTGCTCGACCGCGACCTGCGCTGGGTGGCCGAGTACTACCCGTGCGAGGAGCTGGCGGAGCTGGACGGCGGCAGGCTGCGCGTCCGGATGCGCTACGGCGACGAGTCCTGGATGGTGCGCCTGGTGCTCGGCCTCGGCGGCGGGGCGCGGGTGGAGCGGCCGGAGGAACTCGCTTCAGCTGTTCGCCGCCGCGCCGCCGAAGGGCTGGCCAGGGCGCGTCACCTGCCGGCCACCTGA
- a CDS encoding bacteriophage holin — translation MLSIVLVVIGLVLLAAVAIRLRRGLRTLRRTTSMVTTAAGDRAGLLRARSAALGVAFAQRRGPRKIHTIER, via the coding sequence ATGCTGAGCATCGTGCTCGTGGTGATCGGGCTCGTCCTGCTCGCGGCCGTGGCGATTCGCCTGCGTCGAGGCTTGCGCACGCTCCGTCGCACCACCAGCATGGTGACTACGGCTGCCGGTGACCGTGCTGGTTTGCTGCGGGCGCGGTCGGCCGCGCTCGGAGTCGCCTTCGCGCAAAGGCGAGGCCCGCGTAAGATCCACACGATAGAGCGATAG
- the tatA gene encoding Sec-independent protein translocase subunit TatA, with product MNALQPWHLIILVLVVVLLFGAKRLPDAARSIGKSMKIFKAETKDLKDKDAPEAQAETATPATEAKALPQTPAGTDKQVADLQRQLDELKKQQPATTPSDNTPKSAG from the coding sequence ATGAACGCTCTGCAGCCGTGGCACCTGATCATCCTGGTTTTGGTCGTCGTCCTGCTGTTCGGTGCCAAGCGCCTGCCGGACGCGGCGCGGTCGATCGGCAAGTCGATGAAGATCTTCAAGGCCGAGACCAAGGACCTCAAGGACAAGGACGCGCCGGAGGCGCAGGCCGAGACCGCCACCCCGGCCACCGAGGCCAAGGCGCTGCCGCAGACCCCGGCGGGCACCGACAAGCAGGTCGCCGACCTGCAGCGGCAGCTCGACGAGCTGAAGAAGCAGCAGCCGGCCACCACCCCGTCGGACAACACGCCGAAGAGCGCGGGCTGA
- the tatC gene encoding twin-arginine translocase subunit TatC, with the protein MADEGTTRRSKRRRRSRRHNPDGTMTLIEHIYEFRRRLGYALLAILGGGVFGFIWFAVKLGPIPSLGDIITAPYCALPADVRIEFQDRGCTLLQTQPFEAFMIQLKVGIVAGMVLVAPLWLYQLWAFIAPGLYSKERKYAMTFVGFASILFAAGAYLAFFLIPGALALLVGFGGDEFATALAGDKYISFVLSLLLIFGVSFELPLLIVMLNQVGVLKYAQLKKWRRGIIFALFVFAAFATPGNDPFSMLALAGALTLLCEVAIQISRFHDRKLDKVRQDEGWDQLDDDEAAPFEYTPSSIDEPEPVPADKGKRGKSATDDIT; encoded by the coding sequence GTGGCGGACGAGGGCACCACCCGCAGGAGCAAGCGGCGCCGGCGGAGCCGCCGGCACAACCCCGACGGCACGATGACGCTCATCGAGCACATCTACGAGTTCCGCAGGCGGCTCGGGTACGCGCTGCTGGCCATCCTCGGCGGCGGTGTCTTCGGGTTCATCTGGTTCGCGGTCAAGCTCGGGCCGATCCCGTCCCTCGGTGACATCATCACCGCCCCGTACTGCGCATTGCCCGCCGACGTGCGGATCGAGTTCCAGGACCGCGGCTGCACGCTGCTGCAGACCCAGCCGTTCGAAGCCTTCATGATCCAGTTGAAGGTGGGCATCGTGGCCGGCATGGTGCTGGTCGCGCCGCTGTGGCTGTACCAGCTGTGGGCGTTCATCGCGCCGGGCCTGTACTCGAAGGAACGCAAGTACGCGATGACCTTCGTCGGCTTCGCGAGCATCCTGTTCGCGGCCGGCGCCTACCTCGCGTTCTTCCTCATCCCCGGGGCGCTGGCGCTGCTCGTCGGCTTCGGTGGCGACGAGTTCGCCACCGCGCTGGCCGGTGACAAGTACATCTCGTTCGTGCTCTCGCTGCTGCTCATCTTCGGCGTCAGCTTCGAACTGCCGCTGCTGATCGTGATGCTGAACCAGGTGGGCGTGCTCAAGTACGCCCAGCTGAAGAAGTGGCGCCGCGGCATCATCTTCGCCTTGTTCGTCTTCGCCGCCTTCGCCACGCCGGGCAACGACCCGTTCTCCATGCTGGCGCTGGCCGGGGCGCTGACCCTGCTCTGCGAGGTGGCCATCCAGATCTCGCGGTTCCACGACCGCAAGCTGGACAAGGTCCGCCAGGACGAGGGCTGGGACCAGCTCGACGACGACGAGGCCGCGCCCTTCGAGTACACGCCGAGCAGCATCGACGAGCCGGAGCCGGTGCCCGCCGACAAGGGCAAGCGCGGCAAGTCGGCCACGGACGACATCACGTAG
- a CDS encoding diacylglycerol kinase family protein — protein sequence MAGHAALAVHPASGHGAAARIAGRVAERLRAGVDRLDLLVATTVEESRALMHSSAAAGLDLLVVLGGDGAAHQGVQFCAGREVRLGLVPAGTGNDFARALGVPDDPLAAADAVVSGGERRVDLGRVDDAWFGTVLCAGFDALVSERANRLRWPDGPRRYDLAIVAELAAFRPKPLRVRTEHVTLELEATMVAIGNTPFYGGGIPICPDARPDDGLFDVTVVGRASRVELVRMLPKLRAGKHVDHPAVQTLRASEVVLDGTDWPAYADGEPQGALPRTVRCVPGALRLAGQTR from the coding sequence GTGGCCGGGCACGCGGCGCTGGCCGTGCACCCGGCCTCCGGTCACGGCGCCGCCGCGCGCATCGCGGGCCGGGTGGCCGAGCGCCTGCGCGCCGGGGTCGACCGGCTGGACCTGCTGGTGGCGACCACGGTCGAGGAGTCGCGGGCGCTGATGCACTCGTCGGCCGCGGCCGGGCTCGACCTGCTGGTGGTGCTCGGCGGGGACGGTGCCGCGCACCAGGGCGTGCAGTTCTGCGCCGGGCGTGAGGTGCGGCTCGGCCTGGTCCCGGCGGGTACCGGCAACGACTTCGCCCGCGCGCTCGGCGTCCCGGACGATCCGCTGGCCGCCGCCGACGCGGTGGTCAGCGGGGGAGAGCGGCGCGTCGACCTCGGCCGGGTGGATGACGCGTGGTTCGGCACGGTGCTGTGCGCCGGGTTCGACGCGCTGGTCAGCGAACGGGCCAACCGGCTGCGCTGGCCGGACGGGCCGCGCCGCTACGACCTGGCGATCGTCGCCGAACTGGCCGCGTTCCGGCCGAAACCGCTCCGGGTGCGCACCGAGCACGTCACGCTGGAGCTCGAAGCGACCATGGTGGCCATCGGCAACACGCCGTTCTACGGCGGCGGCATCCCGATCTGCCCGGATGCGCGGCCGGACGACGGCCTGTTCGACGTGACCGTGGTGGGCCGCGCGAGCCGCGTCGAGCTGGTGCGCATGCTGCCGAAGCTGCGGGCGGGCAAGCACGTCGACCACCCGGCGGTGCAGACACTGCGGGCGAGCGAGGTGGTGCTCGACGGCACGGACTGGCCCGCCTACGCCGACGGGGAACCCCAGGGCGCGCTGCCGCGCACCGTGCGCTGCGTCCCCGGCGCGCTGCGGCTGGCCGGTCAGACGCGGTAG